One window of Paenibacillus sp. genomic DNA carries:
- the ctaG gene encoding cytochrome c oxidase assembly factor CtaG: MFGLVGFDWASLWSPVTLLLFVAAGAGYLYVTGPGRARIPGAEPVPAVKKAWFLGGLFFLYAAFGSPIDLLGHMMFTFHMLGMSFAYIIAAPMLLAGTPEWFLRPIARLPGARGLKFLINPIVTLLLFNMAFSIYHVPTVHDYVMTNFALHTAYYVLLMITALLMWFPVICPVSTIDKLEGFKKMGYIFANSVLLMPACALIIFSGSPMYGTYTDPMLWATAMGYCVPQGATVLLEMFSGPQSLAWMPPLEDQKLGGVLMKLIQETVYGSILVYVFRQWYRRENPKRDDGGDSLDPTPAYFERLAAQSEPAK; this comes from the coding sequence ATGTTCGGATTGGTCGGTTTCGATTGGGCTTCGCTGTGGAGTCCGGTCACGCTGCTGCTGTTCGTCGCCGCCGGCGCAGGGTACTTGTACGTCACCGGCCCGGGCCGCGCGCGCATCCCCGGGGCGGAGCCGGTCCCGGCAGTGAAGAAGGCGTGGTTCCTCGGCGGTCTGTTCTTCTTGTACGCGGCGTTCGGCAGCCCGATCGACCTGCTCGGTCATATGATGTTCACGTTCCATATGCTCGGCATGTCGTTCGCGTACATTATCGCGGCGCCGATGCTGCTCGCGGGCACGCCGGAATGGTTTCTGCGGCCGATCGCTCGGCTGCCGGGCGCGCGCGGGTTGAAGTTCCTGATCAACCCGATCGTGACGCTGCTGCTGTTCAACATGGCGTTCTCGATATATCATGTGCCGACGGTGCATGATTACGTCATGACGAACTTCGCGCTGCATACGGCGTATTACGTGCTGTTGATGATCACGGCGCTGCTTATGTGGTTCCCGGTTATTTGCCCAGTGTCGACGATCGACAAGCTCGAAGGGTTCAAGAAGATGGGGTACATCTTCGCGAACAGTGTGCTGCTCATGCCGGCGTGCGCGTTGATCATCTTCTCGGGCTCGCCAATGTACGGCACGTACACGGACCCGATGCTGTGGGCGACGGCGATGGGCTACTGCGTACCGCAGGGCGCGACGGTGCTGCTCGAGATGTTCAGCGGCCCGCAGTCGCTGGCGTGGATGCCGCCGCTCGAGGATCAGAAGCTCGGCGGCGTGCTGATGAAGCTGATCCAGGAGACGGTGTACGGATCGATCCTGGTTTACGTCTTCCGGCAATGGTACCGGAGAGAGAATCCGAAGCGCGACGACGGCGGCGACTCGCTCGATCCGACGCCGGCGTACTTCGAGCGCCTCGCGGCGCAGTCCGAGCCGGCGAAGTAA
- a CDS encoding cytochrome C oxidase subunit IV family protein, with translation MADHTLSHNDSSSNVNARRKHRHEGPKNHLLAFALSILLTAFAFVAVAYSLVEEETHVEHWFVYFFIIALAIFQAVVQLAFWMHMKDKGHSWPIFGIAFGFFVALTAAAAGLLWSWW, from the coding sequence ATGGCCGATCATACGTTATCGCATAACGATTCGTCGAGTAACGTGAACGCTCGCCGCAAGCATCGCCACGAAGGTCCCAAGAACCATCTGCTCGCCTTCGCGCTTTCGATTTTGCTGACGGCGTTCGCGTTCGTCGCGGTCGCTTACTCCCTGGTAGAGGAAGAGACGCACGTCGAGCACTGGTTCGTGTACTTCTTCATCATCGCGTTGGCGATTTTCCAGGCCGTCGTACAGTTGGCGTTCTGGATGCACATGAAGGACAAAGGGCATTCCTGGCCGATTTTCGGCATTGCGTTCGGCTTCTTCGTCGCTTTGACGGCGGCGGCTGCCGGTCTGCTCTGGTCCTGGTGGTAA
- a CDS encoding cytochrome (ubi)quinol oxidase subunit III, with protein MSSVTHVDPHAHGVAGELPHEPERATLEGRNKLLAFWLFLGGECVLFGTLFATFMALRHNTMGGPDGAHLFDLVLVAWATFILLTSSLTSVFAIQAMHARNVPQMMLWLGVTVALGLGFLALEIYEFIHYVHEGHQFNSSAFGTSFYSLVGFHGAHVAFGVLWITLLIFQLGKKGLTTITAPKVYVASLYWHFIDVVWVFIFTIVYLMGKMG; from the coding sequence ATGAGCAGCGTAACTCACGTTGATCCGCACGCGCACGGCGTCGCCGGCGAACTGCCTCACGAGCCGGAGCGCGCGACCTTGGAAGGTCGCAATAAACTGTTGGCATTTTGGTTGTTCCTCGGCGGCGAGTGCGTCTTGTTCGGCACCCTGTTCGCCACGTTCATGGCGCTGCGCCACAACACGATGGGCGGCCCGGACGGCGCGCATCTGTTCGACCTCGTTCTGGTCGCTTGGGCGACGTTCATCCTGCTCACGTCGTCGCTGACGAGCGTGTTCGCGATCCAAGCGATGCACGCCCGCAACGTGCCGCAGATGATGCTGTGGCTCGGCGTCACGGTAGCTCTCGGCCTGGGCTTCCTGGCCCTCGAGATTTACGAGTTCATTCACTACGTGCACGAAGGTCACCAGTTCAACTCGAGCGCCTTCGGTACGTCGTTCTACTCGCTGGTCGGCTTCCACGGCGCGCACGTCGCGTTCGGGGTGCTCTGGATCACGCTGTTGATCTTCCAGCTCGGCAAGAAGGGCCTCACGACGATTACGGCGCCGAAGGTGTACGTCGCGTCGCTGTACTGGCACTTTATCGACGTCGTGTGGGTGTTCATCTTCACGATCGTTTATCTCATGGGAAAGATGGGGTGA